In Argiope bruennichi chromosome 4, qqArgBrue1.1, whole genome shotgun sequence, the sequence TGCAAATGATATACAAGCTCGACCAATCAACTCTACACACGAGTGTTACGTATCTTATAAACGCTTGGGCCTACGCTGTTGCTGGTGCTGTGCCACGTTTGACTTTTCCTTTCTCTTGCGGCGTTGGTGTTTTCAGTGTCAAGAGTAGCAGATTTCATATACCGGCTTTCAACTTAATACGGtgcaatgtttattaaattactaatagCTACGCTATGTATTGCATCCACTATTGCAgatgaaattaagaaagaaaatcatgTTTTAGTTTTGACAAAGGATAATTTCGAAGGTGCAATCAAAGATAAAAACGTTCTGGTCGAATTCTGTGAGTatatactttttgatattttttcaaaatatacttccTTGCCTTAAAAAAAAAGCCACCCTTTATGCTTTCAGTTTATTTAGAACGATTTAGTGATTCGATTAACTTTgtactttttgtcatttttctcaTACGATTATCTAAGATAAATTTGCATCTTTTCTTTCTTGCTggaaatcaatgtaaaaaaattacacttgAGGCGTGGTCTAAggaaaaaattgcagaattccatttcactatcaaataaaatcatgttttgcTATAAGTACATTTAATAATAGTGAGCGAGATTTTCCCCCCAATCTCGTAAAAGCTAAATTCTGTGCAATAGAATAAGATAAATAGTAAtgaagtatgattttttttttttttaaattctccgaaaccttaaattttttttgtaatctgattaaatttattagcATATGTGAATAACATTAATAAAGGACATTTTAATGTCCGATAACTAtgtagcaaaattttttaatgctttagaaaagttttaaagtaactgaatatatttattgttacattttttataagaatgacaGTGTGTGTTTCTGATATACAATTGATATagattttattccattgttttgGATCaggttattaagttttaaaattttcgttagatttattttttgaatgaataactATTTGAAGTATTAGTATTCTGCAAAGATCTTATTAACTGCACCAGactgttcataaaataaaataaatattctgtagggtatcataagtatttaaattgtattggatctttaaaaaatatttgtgggggaaaaaaaaatgcttttaaatgctTACTTCTTCTGATAAGTAGGTTTTGAACTTACCATGGATTTAATTTGGAGTAGTcgtcagtttttattaaaatttgaaataattagtttCCATTTCTAGATGCACCATGGTGTGGACATTGCAAGGCTCTTGAACCCCAATATGCCAAAGCCGCAGAGAGTCTAGCTGAAGAAAAATCTGAACTGCTCTTGGCTAAAGTTGATGCTACAGTTGAAACTGAACTTGCTGAACGGTATGGAGTTCGTGGATACCCAACCATCAAATTTTTCCGTGAAGGAAAGATCTTCGAATACAATGGTataaattaatggttattaaatttgatttttcaatttatttttaatttaacatataaatttttaaatattgatatattaaagacattataaaaatttgatttgtatattTGATTAAACTTGTACTAAAAATGGggaaagtattaaattttgaaattatatctatacTTAATGAAGGATGAAagtaattgtattatatattagattaaaaagaatattttttaataacattttagagTTGTTTGTAGTTAAAACTAAGAAATTCttcacaaataaatttatgaGCATTAGAAAGTTGCGTGTTGGCTTATCTTcagttgcattaattaaattccaaataagTTCATAAacgtaaaattttagattttttaatttatttaagtaaactttttgaaaatatctttttatattataaactattgTAAATACATAGAATATATTAATACAGTTATGGTAtcttatgttttgtattttttattactgttatagttattaaaatcttcttttctttGAAGAAGAGAAGTAGTTTGGGAGAGAAatgtcttcatttttaaaatgagtgAAGATAGCAGTAAATGTCTTGTGCTAACCTTTAGTTGTTCATGTTATATTGctaaacaagttattttttaaatgtataattctctTGAATGAAAGGTATGCATTTTGAGCTTTTGTTTGTATACTCATCtttcaatatttagaatataatgacAAGTCATTGTCAAGATTATGACATGTAATATATCTGcatgtaatataattttctgaatttgggATGTGTTCTTCAAATGTAGACTTTTCTTTGTATAGGAGGACGAACTTCAGATGAAATTATCAGATGGCTTAAAAAGAAAACTGGACCTCCCGCAGTTGATTTATCATCTGTAGAAGATGCTAAAAAGTTTGTTGATAGTAACGAAGTTGCTGTTGTTGGATTTTTCAAGGATCTTGAAAGTGCAGATGCAAAGATTTTCAAGAGTGTTGCATCAGAAATGGATGACTTCGTATTTGGTATTACAGATGACGATGTTGTTTATTCTGAACTTAAGGCCTCAAAGGATGgagtcattctttttaaaaaggtataatattttaatgaaaatttgttatcGATTTCTTGTGTTGATTTGTTATTGATCTTATTTTTATGTTGTAGTTTGATGAAGGACGAAATGAATATGAAGGTGAATTGAAGGAAGAGGATctgaaaaaattcttgaaatctaaCAGCTTGCCATTAGTAGTTGAATTCAGCCATGaagtaagtatttttatttttaagaaaatgtttaaaagtttattttaagtatattttgtacTATatctaaagtttatatataatttttttaaatcctcttGATTTTTATACTAGACAAAGGAAGgcaattcaatttttatagatGTTAATATTTGGAAGagagaatatataattctttttataattagtaCATACTTGGTAAAATGTCTTTGGATTAAtcatatattgcataatattcaagtaaattttcttttataggtGTCATCAGATGTAAGTTTTGACTTGATTAGTTCTTGGTAGAATAAGTAGCGTGGTGTAGGCAGAAAACATGTTATAGCTCTTCTAGGAACAAAACTATGTAGTTGGTTAGTTATAATtagaagagaaattttaagacttattttctaaattttaaattaaaatggttacAATTAAATAAGGGTGAATATGGTCTTTTGATAAATTGCCCTTTTCGCATAGCGAGAAATATAGATCTTATCTTTTCGGAGTTTTGATTATCAGTtatgatctttttttaaagattttatcctGCAGAAGTTGtgcttgtaatatttttaaatatgttggtCAATAAATTTAGTCTTCCTTTTAATTGAGTCCTTAAAATGTTATGCTTTTATAATTCATACAGATTAGTTATTGACTTCCAAAATGTGTGATAAATCGGGAATAAAATATTCCCATTCCCAATCAgaccataatatttatttatttaaaacgtaAGAATTTTGGTTGacaatatttagattattatttttttaaattcaaattatttgtattttagagaTTTTGATAATTGTTGATATAAATATTGAGAGATCAGAAAAATGCAATAGACATTTCACTAATGTATGCTAATTTTTATACTAACAAAtgtttaaatctgtatttttgcttttttaagtaggttgtgtatttaaatttctgagcAAACTTGTGAAACCTTCATAAAGccatttcataactttttaatatttctgtgatGTATATCTTCAATTTCATTCTGAACAATAAGCAGCATATGTTTACTACTGTTATTCAATTCTCTGCTAATTAATAGAAGAGAATATTGCATCCATTCTCATTTTATCAGTTCATTGTAtacaatttcataaatacaaattaaagaatAGGAATATGCATCTAAAAAAttgatactttaaaattaaaaaaattttggtgacCATTTCTAGGGAAGTAATTTCGcagaaaaaaatgacttttaaactatttttacacTCCAAAAGCCATCTTTTGAATGTTATGAATTTAATTGCAGTATAATttgtaatcttatttaatttttaaaaatttaatttcatttatgtaaaatagtttcatatctttaagtaatttttcttctattaagaTAGATGTATCTTGGATtacttttttaactaaaaaattttactttactctTAAGCTATAAAAGAAATGGTAAGTCATTTTTATAGCTTGTGAGCATTAGACTTTATCATTTCAGGATTAAATGTTGTATGATAATCGTGGTATATAATGAATTATTGGATTTTCTAAACTTCTGAGGCTACaggttttattattcattttatcgtAAGGACTtgagaattcttattttaaaagttaaagtgtCTAGctattagtttttcatttttaaaatataactagttTAAATATGTggcaatataataatataaataatggctaaaaatcattataaaaattgaatgtagTTTTTTCATTAGAAGTTTAAACTTTTTTAGTTCTTTGATAGCATACGAGTAGTTTTTCTAATGTATATTAGTATCGGCATATGATCGTTAATATTCTAGTTGTATTTGGTATGAATTGAATTTATGTAATTTACTAATTAAGATTGTTACAtctgcttttcttattttttagatatatataattatgcttttcacaattttttttcttagctttaatataaaagtaatctGCAGCAGTCTATTATTCAGTTGTGTATAAAGCttgaatatatactttaaaattagttaaataactGATGTGAGCATAGTAACTGTTGAGATAACTTTATTATCTGTAAAACTTGTATCTTTCATCTTGTTTATGTTTCAAACTTAgttcaaataatacttttatgccctgtttttaattattttcaaatttatatcttatttataccactttaatttttaatactctgACAGTATTAAGTTCAATGGCTTAATTGGTTTGatattattgaaagttaatttGGAATTGAGcaaatttagttttctttgtaatttttgtcTTTGTTCTGTAGTATAAAGTGTCGGTGGTAGGAAATGGGAATCGTGTACTTTAAAagatgcaatttaatatttgctttaagtACAATTTAATGTAAACATGTCTCTGGTAGTATCCAagtaatgaaactttatttttttttcttgttgatcATAATTACTTTAACAAACATTAAATAGGTAAATGACAATTATTGGTGAAGGAAAAGCATGGATGTAGGATGTCTAATTTGGTAAAATAATGTGAAGTGTGTGATGAATAATATGAACTTTGGTTTcgacttatttcatttttaaggttacatgttttttttagtatcgaatttatatataattattatattaatacaatattattattatatttagtatcgTGTGTCATATTGAAACTGTTACAACATCGCTAATTGAAGATTTGATATCATCAGTTTCTAAtgacaatgtatttatttttatgaaatttataaaatattggtccttatttaaaattgatcttcattttttttttaacgagtaaatataaagtatttttttcctataTGTACTCtgatattatgtatttatattagaatttagcAAAATCTGTAAGATTTTGGattcattttaaatactgaattttatcttcTAGACAGCACAAAAGATCTTTGGTGGAGACATTAAAGCCCATAATCTTCTGTTTATCAGTAAAGAATCTTCAGATTATGAAAGCCGTGTAGATGTCTTCCGTAAGGTAGCAAAAGAATTCAAAGGCAAGGTTTTGTTTGTTACAATCAATACCGATGATGAAGATCACGAAAAGATCATGGACTTCTTTGGCTTGAAGAAAGAAGATACTCCAACTATGAGATTGATCAAGCTTGAAGAAGAAATGGCTAAATTCAAGCCTCCTACTGAAGGAAACAGTGAAAGTGAAATTAGAGACTTTGTAAATGGTGTTTTGGAAGGAAAGATAAAGGTAATATTTTTACagctttttaagatttttcattatttttatacttattgatATCTCTATGCTTTACGAATAGCTAAAATTTAGTTCCTGAATTTCTTatagatgtttatattttatgacaatacaataaggaaatggaattttagaacagaaattaattcgatataattcagaaataagcTGAAAATTCTAACGGATACTTTAACTTTCTCTTTGTGGTCAGAAATGTCTATTATGGCTAttgaaatctatatttaaaacaaGTCATGACAGTTgtttaattagtaatattttaaaaatttcttttatttgtacttAAAATACGGTGTTATCTAATGGTATGTTACACAACAAAGGTGCTTAGATAAAATgacaatcattttttataaactttggaGCTGTATAGTTTGAAAAGGTCAGATCTTTCATTTTAAGGgaataagggggaaaaaattgataagatttaaaaattaagtgctaatttatatgaaattgaaCTTAAAACAATTCGTGAAGCATGTAGGAAACATTTTATATCTTGGATGTAGACAAGGTGCAGAATAGTAACCATATACAATGTACTAAAATTCTCAATGTAGATAAAAAGCTTTGTTGCATGTATCTTGAAGATTTagttcattatattaaaatctgaCCAAATGAAGCCTAACTTTACTTTTGCATTTTAGCAACATTTACTTTCTGAAGACATTCCTGAAGGATGGGATAAAGAACCTGTAAAAGTTCTTGTAGGAAAGAATTTTGATGAAGTGGCTTTTGACAAATCCAAGAATGTTCTTGTTGAATTCTGTGAGTAAAacttttttgtaaagaaaaaaataattttaatatataattaacaattcaaaatacttaatctttattttttggtttgcttatttacaaaattaatatggTTTGTATACTTACGATTTAAATATACTTTAGGAAACTGCTCAGCCTTTAAATTGATgcttattgtattaaaaatgtagGATACGACCAaatttttatcactatttttaaattgGTTGACATTCGCATTGACTAATCTTTAGTTGACCAATATTGCACAATTTGTAAGCATTCtcatttttatcttgttttgAGCAAGCTTTGGCTTTTAATGATCTATTCTATCATAAATATTACCATCATTagtaaaaaaatccattaaatcaAGCATTTATAACTTTACATACACCATCCCACCTGGAAAGAGAAACGATTTTGTACCATAACTGtacaaatgcaatttaaatcaaattttattctagaaattgTTTACTctccaataattatatttaacaattactTCACAATGACTGTAggtttttttctatatattagaaaaatgcatgtttttttgtttacattagtAAAAATGTAAGGATTTGCAGGTATCAACGTAATCtgactttaaagaaaaatgttaatttatgggactaatcttttaaaagaaacatgaaTTAGCAATACCAtgtaataagaaaacattttgttcCAAAAACCTGACGCATCCATGCGTCATTAAGCCTACGAATATTATTCTGTGTGTTTGCAAGGATGTAGTATTTGGCTCCAAGAATCCAATGCAAACTCAAATATGCATTGTTTATCCCATAGAGACTAAATATtggaaatttctttgttttgaatGTCAAAGATTTAATTATAACATACTGCAAGGAAGTGTTGTAAGAATTTTCATCTTGCAAGTTTTTGGAGGGAATAGATTTCTTATTAATGACCAGTTTTAAAGTTATACATCATTGCATCGCTTTCAATTATAGGATCTAGTATACtttacattttaactaatttttaaaatatggctaGATTTTCTTAGTTTATAAGTATACTAATATTCATCTGaagttgcaattttaaatattggttatttctagatatagaataaattttctaaatacaaatttttttcagatgctCCATGGTGTGGTCACTGCAAACAGTTGGCTCCCATTTATGATGAGCTTGGTGAAAAGTACAAAGATAGAGATGATGTTGTTATTGCCAAAATGGATGCTACAGCAAATGAATTAGAACATACTAAAATCAATAGCTATCCcactattaaattgtataaaaaaggCACAAATGAGGTAagtgttattaattttttccctcccttttttttctagCTTAAATGACTTAAAAGTTTGTTCCAGCTTTTTGTATCTGTTGCATGGGATTAATGTAATCTTTCATTTGTTAAACTAAAGATAATGTTTAATgaattgcatttgtatttttattaatgtataagcatttaaaatttgttataaatatctaattttttaaagaatttttataatgactAGTATTCTATTAAAGactttaaattttcacaaaattttgtaaatctaaAATATACGAGTAGTATTCagttatttgatatttcaatgtTCTTCTAAATGCGTTTGGTTTACCTAAAGAAGTCATGTTACGATTTATCTTCATGATGTAATTTCTAGATTAATGAAGTTTgatttatgctatttttatattgtacatGAATTGTTTCTAGTTGTTAATAACTTAAATCTCTTCTTTTGTTGATATGGAATCTTATTTGATATGCCTTGAGAAAGAGGCTAAAATTACGAGACTAATCAAGTATTTAAAtcttaaagtttcttaaattatgttttaagttatattctcAAGAACTAATGGCTTATAATTCGCTACTAAATAGAAATTCCAtatgtgatatatattttaaaatgctatttcatAGGTTGTTGAGTACAATGGAGAACGTACTCTAGAAGgcattaataaattcattgaaactgATGGAGAATATGGAAAAGCTGCTCCTGATGAGGTAAAATAACAAACATGCATGTCTTTTCTAATATGAATGTTTTTTACTTCAATGTAGGTTATAGAATTCAACGGAGAACGCACTCTTGAAGGCATTAGCAGGTTTATTGAGACTGATGGTGTAGATGGGGCAGCTGTTAAAGAAGAGGTCAGCTACTAACAACTTATATTTCTCTAACAAAGAACTCTTACAACTTGTGGCCTAATTGCTTTAGAACCTTAATAGTATCATAATAGTGCTTTCTTAATAGTATCTAAATTCTATCTTGTTCTTGAATGCATGCTCTTGCATTGGCCATAGTTGTAAAGTTCTTGGGTTATGGTcttgctgcatttttttatttgggatttctacatattttatttgaattttcaacttACTCTTCTTATATTTAATGTGGTGGTGGATGGAATCCTATTTAATAATACTgacaaattaataagaaaatttaatgtttctcaaTGCTAATATATCCAATATTAGAGTACATATTTATACAGCTTCTGTTCATTATATACAAGTCTCTAAATAATTAAGGGAATATTAGACTAGGAAAttactgcttttttaaaaagGCACTGTAGCATAAGAGAACATGTTAGAAATGTTAGAAAATGTGCGATACTGCAAAATACAAGTTTTCATCCGAATCTTATGAGCTTACTGCAGTTTTTTAGAGGAAGGAGCTTTATTTGACCTTTAATACCCTTCTGTCATACTTTTTGAAAATACCGGATTATtaggaaagaaataaaaggagCAGATTAGATTTAACTACATCAATTTTTAGCAAGCATATAGACTAATAATTTACTATTGTAATCTTATcatgtaaaaatagtttgatttatttttaattataaaaaaaatatcaatatatataaagtgaaatcTTCAAGGAGAAGTGCAAGTTATTTGACCcataaattttttccattgaatCCAATATTGATGTAATTACATTGAAAGACAATCTCTTAAAGTTCATATTTGAACATTGCCTTTATTTTATATTGCCTCATTTTGAACATTGCCTTTATCCACTGCATATTTCTCTTCATTGCTATCAaacattatcaaagaaaaaaaaattcttccatgaTTATGTTTTTAGGTCAAAACTTAAAGAATGAATTCAGTGGAATTTTAAAAGCTACATTAATCTTATTGAATGTAGTAAGTGGATTTAGTCGTAAAGCAATATTtatctgaatattattaaatacaacaaaCATAACCTATTAACATTTGAATATAATTGTGTAATGTTccacagttttgaaataaaaagaatgtattgaGAATTTCTAGATGAAATTCAGTTATGTATGAACTTTTCTTCTTATAACAAGTCCCTCCCACTCAAGTTTCTTGAATTGTatacttttaagtaaaattttatttcaatttgactgttaaaaaaaaaaaaaaaaaaaaaaaaaaaatctataggaTTCGGGAAAATAACATAATTTGCAACTAACATATTTTCCTGTTATTGAAGACTTACTACAATTAAATATgaccttgaatttttttaaaaattcctctaaCATGCATAATGAttgttatatacaaaatattagagTTTGCTATAATCAGTTCTGTGAGAAGATAA encodes:
- the LOC129965507 gene encoding protein disulfide-isomerase-like isoform X1, encoding MFIKLLIATLCIASTIADEIKKENHVLVLTKDNFEGAIKDKNVLVEFYAPWCGHCKALEPQYAKAAESLAEEKSELLLAKVDATVETELAERYGVRGYPTIKFFREGKIFEYNGGRTSDEIIRWLKKKTGPPAVDLSSVEDAKKFVDSNEVAVVGFFKDLESADAKIFKSVASEMDDFVFGITDDDVVYSELKASKDGVILFKKFDEGRNEYEGELKEEDLKKFLKSNSLPLVVEFSHETAQKIFGGDIKAHNLLFISKESSDYESRVDVFRKVAKEFKGKVLFVTINTDDEDHEKIMDFFGLKKEDTPTMRLIKLEEEMAKFKPPTEGNSESEIRDFVNGVLEGKIKQHLLSEDIPEGWDKEPVKVLVGKNFDEVAFDKSKNVLVEFYAPWCGHCKQLAPIYDELGEKYKDRDDVVIAKMDATANELEHTKINSYPTIKLYKKGTNEVIEFNGERTLEGISRFIETDGVDGAAVKEEEEAEEAVREDAQAHRDEL
- the LOC129965507 gene encoding protein disulfide-isomerase-like isoform X2 translates to MFIKLLIATLCIASTIADEIKKENHVLVLTKDNFEGAIKDKNVLVEFYAPWCGHCKALEPQYAKAAESLAEEKSELLLAKVDATVETELAERYGVRGYPTIKFFREGKIFEYNGGRTSDEIIRWLKKKTGPPAVDLSSVEDAKKFVDSNEVAVVGFFKDLESADAKIFKSVASEMDDFVFGITDDDVVYSELKASKDGVILFKKFDEGRNEYEGELKEEDLKKFLKSNSLPLVVEFSHETAQKIFGGDIKAHNLLFISKESSDYESRVDVFRKVAKEFKGKVLFVTINTDDEDHEKIMDFFGLKKEDTPTMRLIKLEEEMAKFKPPTEGNSESEIRDFVNGVLEGKIKQHLLSEDIPEGWDKEPVKVLVGKNFDEVAFDKSKNVLVEFYAPWCGHCKQLAPIYDELGEKYKDRDDVVIAKMDATANELEHTKINSYPTIKLYKKGTNEVVEYNGERTLEGINKFIETDGEYGKAAPDEEEAEEAVREDAQAHRDEL